One Candidatus Limnocylindrales bacterium genomic region harbors:
- a CDS encoding TauD/TfdA family dioxygenase: MTTARSFGAQALHYFNRPHEQMAAAPVGGPAAWRGPDVAGRDDWVVRLGDREVAELEGAARQCESLPLDRIDRAGFPLPTLALRIREWARELGEGRGFLLVRGLPVERWGEKLSSIAFWGLGHHLGVPGGQNPDEELLGHVKDYGEDAANPFVRKYRTASTIAYHCDLADVVGLLCLTPAKAGGASRIVSSVAVYDELARRRPDLVARLYEPFLLDTRDEAREGRMPWVPVQPCCYSEGRLRTFYHSDYFRSVVRHEAAPRFTNAERELMDLYEEIASSPEFYLDMKFEPGDVQLISNHTVLHARTEYEDWPQPERRRHLLRLWLSLE; the protein is encoded by the coding sequence ATGACGACCGCGCGCAGCTTCGGCGCCCAGGCGCTGCATTACTTCAACCGTCCGCACGAACAGATGGCTGCCGCTCCGGTCGGCGGCCCCGCCGCGTGGCGCGGACCGGACGTCGCAGGGCGCGACGATTGGGTGGTGCGCCTGGGCGATCGCGAAGTTGCGGAGCTCGAAGGCGCAGCGCGCCAGTGCGAGTCGCTTCCGCTCGACCGCATCGATCGCGCCGGATTTCCATTGCCGACGCTCGCGCTGCGCATTCGCGAGTGGGCCCGCGAGCTCGGCGAGGGCAGGGGATTTCTGCTCGTGCGCGGTCTTCCGGTCGAGCGCTGGGGCGAGAAGCTCTCGTCGATTGCGTTCTGGGGCCTCGGCCATCATCTCGGCGTGCCGGGCGGGCAGAATCCCGACGAAGAGCTGCTCGGGCACGTCAAGGATTACGGCGAGGATGCGGCCAACCCGTTCGTGCGCAAGTACCGGACGGCATCGACGATCGCATACCACTGTGATCTTGCGGACGTCGTCGGGCTGCTGTGCCTCACGCCCGCGAAAGCCGGTGGTGCGAGCCGCATCGTAAGCTCGGTGGCCGTCTACGACGAGCTTGCGCGTCGTCGGCCGGATCTGGTTGCGCGACTCTACGAGCCGTTCCTGCTCGATACGCGCGACGAGGCGCGCGAGGGACGAATGCCGTGGGTCCCCGTGCAGCCCTGCTGCTATTCGGAAGGACGGCTGCGCACGTTCTACCACAGCGACTACTTCCGCTCGGTGGTGCGCCACGAAGCGGCCCCGCGCTTCACGAATGCCGAGCGCGAGCTGATGGATCTCTACGAGGAGATCGCGTCGTCTCCCGAGTTCTACCTCGACATGAAGTTCGAGCCCGGCGACGTGCAGCTGATCTCGAACCACACGGTGCTGCACGCGCGCACGGAGTACGAAGACTGGCCGCAGCCCGAGCGGCGCCGCCATCTGCTGCGCCTGTGGCTGTCACTCGAATAG